Proteins encoded together in one Mobula birostris isolate sMobBir1 chromosome 7, sMobBir1.hap1, whole genome shotgun sequence window:
- the LOC140200970 gene encoding protein Wnt-8-like produces MTGPKAFLTYSSSVAAGAESGIDECKHQFAWERWNCPESALQLSTHNGIRSATRETSFVHAISSAGVMYTLTRNCSLGDFANCGCDESRSGQAGGRGWVWGGCSDNVEFGERISKQFVDALETGQDSRAAMNLHNNEAGRSAVRETMKRTCKCHGVSGSCSIQTCWLQLAGFRDIGNLLKVKHEQAVKIDLEKRRMKGGNSADNRAAIADAFSAVQPTELVYLEDSPDYCVRNASLGLQGTEGRECLQASKNLSQWERRSCRRLCGECGLKPEERKTEIISSCNCKFHWCCTVKCEQCRQIVTKYYCSLREKNRFHNNNKRKNRARTTFALYRKLHVDTWTIEITCDKWCAVMDLVCADFH; encoded by the exons ATGACCGGACCGAAG GCGTTCCTGACCTATTCCAGCAGTGTGGCTGCGGGAGCAGAATCAGGGATCGACGAATGTAAGCACCAGTTCGCTTGGGAGCGCTGGAATTGTCCAGAGAGCGCATTGCAACTTTCGACGCATAACGGCATTCGCAGTG CTACGAGAGAAACTTCTTTCGTGCATGCGATAAGTTCTGCAGGTGTCATGTACACCCTGACAAGAAACTGCAGTTTGGGGGACTTCGCCAACTGTGGTTGCGATGAATCGAGAAGCGGTCAGGCTG GTGGACGGGGTTGGGTTTGGGGAGGATGCAGCGACAATGTTGAATTTGGGGAACGGATTTCCAAACAGTTTGTCGATGCCCTGGAGACGGGACAGGATTCCAGAGCCGCTATGAACCTCCACAATAACGAAGCGGGAAGAAGT GCTGTCCGAGAGACCATGAAGCGAACTTGCAAGTGTCACGGGGTGTCGGGGAGCTGCAGCATCCAGACATGCTGGCTCCAGTTAGCTGGTTTTCGAGACATCGGGAACTTGCTGAAGGTGAAACACGAACAAGCTGTTAAAATCGATTTAGAAAAGCGGCGTATGAAAGGCGGGAACAGTGCGGATAACCGTGCAGCGATCGCAGATGCGTTCAGCGCGGTGCAGCCGACCGAACTTGTCTACCTGGAGGACTCCCCAGATTATTGCGTGCGTAACGCCTCGCTGGGATTGCAGGGGACAGAAGGAAGAGAATGCCTCCAAGCCAGCAAGAATCTCTCCCAGTGGGAGAGGAGGAGCTGCAGACGACTATGTGGTGAGTGCGGTCTCAAGCCAGAGGAGAGGAAAACGGAAATAATCAGCAGTTGCAACTGCAAATTCCATTGGTGTTGCACAGTCAAATGCGAGCAATGCAGACAAATCGTGACCAAATATTATTGCTCTCTGCGAGAGAAAAATAGATTTCATAACAATAACAAGCGTAAAAATCGGGCCCGAA CAACGTTCGCACTGTACCGGAAACTGCACGTGGACACTTGGACAATTGAGATAACGTGTGATAAATGGTGTGCTGTAATGGACCTCGTTTGCGCTGATTTTCACTGA